The sequence below is a genomic window from Halosolutus gelatinilyticus.
CGAGCGTCCGGTAGAGGTCGAGTCCGCCCGCGAGGTCGTCGATCGCGATCGCGCCCGTCTGCATTCGAACGAGAGTTGGTGAGGAACGGCTTGGCCCTTTCGAACCGGTCCCCTGCAGAGGGAACCTCGAGAGAACCGCCGCTCGGGGGCGCTGACTCGGTACGCGGGCCGGATCCCGGGTCACCGAGGCGAACCTTCATACCGGATGCGATACAATAACCGTGTATGAACTGCAGGGTCGTCGTCGAAGCCGCGGTGCCGGTGTTCGACGTGGAGACGGAAGACGAGGCGATCCGTATCGCCATCTCGAAGACGGGCGAGATGTTGAACCCTGATCTGAACTACGTGGAGATCAACATGGGCGAGCGGACCTCACCGTCGGGGGAGGAACTCCCGCCCGCGTTCATCGCAGCGGACGAGGCGCTCGTCGCGCTCGAACTGGAGATGACCGTCTTCAACGTCGAGCGCGAGGAACACGCCTCGCGAATCGCACGCAAAGAGATCGGGCAACGGCTCGAAAACATCCCGCTGGAGGTCAACCAGGTCGACGTGCTCGAAGAGGAGGACGACGACGAGAAAACGGCGGACGCGGAGACGGACTCCGACGATACTGAGTCGGATTCAGACGCCGACGCGGAGCCGTCGGACGAAGACGACGACGACGAGGAGATCCTTCCCGAGTTCGAAGACCTCGTCGAATAGTACGGCCCCGGTTTCCCGCTGAAACAGTCGGTAATCGATCGTCACCGGCGCCGATCTCCGATCGCGACGATCGTTTCGGTCGGAACGAGTTTAGCGGAGACAAAGAGGAGAACGAGAGACGGTCGTCTCTGCAATCGATTTCGGTCAGAGGTGCAGCGTAAAACTCAGTCTGCGGTAGCGGCGACGGCTTCCTGCTCCCCCTCTCGCATGTTCGTCGTGATTCCCCCTGCGAGTGCAAAAACAGCAGCCTTGTGGTCGGTTTTTGATTTGTGAATCGATGTCGGTCGAATACCGAGCGATTCGTACTCTTCGAGATCGATCTGGCAGTCGTTCCACTCCGCGCACTGGTTCGATACTTCGGCGAGAAGGCCGTGAAGGTGAATGAGCTCCTGCTTCTTCATAACCATCCAATGGTATCCACTGCAGGGTTATATTATTATCTTGAGTCGCGTTAACATGCAGCCCCTGTTCGATTACTAGTGT
It includes:
- a CDS encoding DUF555 domain-containing protein — translated: MNCRVVVEAAVPVFDVETEDEAIRIAISKTGEMLNPDLNYVEINMGERTSPSGEELPPAFIAADEALVALELEMTVFNVEREEHASRIARKEIGQRLENIPLEVNQVDVLEEEDDDEKTADAETDSDDTESDSDADAEPSDEDDDDEEILPEFEDLVE
- a CDS encoding UPF0058 family protein, giving the protein MKKQELIHLHGLLAEVSNQCAEWNDCQIDLEEYESLGIRPTSIHKSKTDHKAAVFALAGGITTNMREGEQEAVAATAD